A genomic window from Periweissella cryptocerci includes:
- a CDS encoding acetyl-CoA carboxylase carboxyltransferase subunit beta, which produces MELFHKDHTLPQVAVQTLHDKIPDDMWVACPICQHSIYRQELGELQVCPQCGYGFRLTARQRVTQLTTAFTEIDADVTVDKTEFPGYADKLTRAKQITSLNEAVLTGIATIDGQKVALGIMDAHFIMGSLGAKTGEKITRLFERATLEKLPVILLTASGGARMQEGINSLMQMAKVSGAVAQHSMAGLLYVSVLTDPTTGGVMASFAMQADVILAEPHALIGFAGRRVIEQTLHEKLPADFQRAEMLQTCGFLDAIVPRVDLPVTISKLIKMSRG; this is translated from the coding sequence ATGGAACTCTTTCATAAAGATCACACCTTACCACAAGTCGCCGTACAAACGTTACATGACAAAATTCCTGACGACATGTGGGTCGCGTGTCCAATCTGTCAGCATTCAATCTATCGGCAGGAATTAGGTGAACTGCAAGTTTGTCCGCAATGTGGCTATGGATTTCGCCTGACCGCACGGCAACGGGTGACGCAATTAACGACTGCATTTACGGAAATTGATGCGGATGTGACGGTCGATAAAACTGAATTTCCTGGTTATGCTGATAAATTAACGCGGGCCAAGCAAATCACTAGTCTCAATGAGGCGGTGTTGACTGGTATCGCAACAATTGATGGTCAAAAAGTGGCTCTTGGAATCATGGATGCGCATTTTATCATGGGATCACTTGGCGCTAAAACTGGTGAGAAAATTACGCGTTTATTTGAACGGGCGACGCTAGAAAAGTTACCGGTCATATTGCTGACAGCTTCAGGTGGTGCCCGGATGCAAGAAGGAATTAATTCATTGATGCAGATGGCCAAAGTTTCTGGGGCGGTCGCGCAACACAGTATGGCGGGCTTACTATATGTATCCGTGTTAACTGACCCAACTACTGGTGGGGTTATGGCGAGTTTTGCGATGCAAGCCGATGTGATTTTAGCTGAACCGCATGCTTTGATTGGCTTTGCCGGGCGCCGGGTAATTGAACAAACGCTCCACGAAAAGCTACCGGCAGATTTTCAACGAGCTGAAATGCTACAAACGTGTGGTTTTTTGGATGCGATTGTTCCAAGAGTAGACTTACCAGTGACCATTAGTAAACTAATAAAAATGAGTCGAGGTTAA
- a CDS encoding ACP S-malonyltransferase has protein sequence MQLGYLFGGQGGQVVGMGNDLYANEPAYRQVIDAASAVLGYDVLAKMNDKVALQTTKFTQPLVVAHSLGLLATVKDEAPAPTVALGLSLGEYTALIASGALTFEAGLELVAQRGLLMQAVVGHTAGNMAAVVTDDFATVEAALTQLQEQGEQVYPANYNSAQQLVIGGTPASLTVAIAALLELPTVSRVVPLNVAGAFHTPLLAAASEPFRRAIAGVEFHDCTFPVYSNTTEKIFERATIKETLVDQLTNPTYFAQDLQYLVADGVTELLEFGPDATLTKFARKTVKTTKRLSIFDANSLQKVRAAGLGVITEGVGNAN, from the coding sequence ATGCAGTTAGGATATTTATTCGGTGGACAAGGCGGGCAAGTTGTTGGAATGGGGAATGATCTCTATGCTAATGAACCGGCTTACCGCCAAGTGATTGATGCCGCATCAGCAGTGTTAGGTTACGATGTGTTAGCAAAAATGAATGACAAAGTAGCACTCCAAACGACAAAATTTACGCAGCCTTTAGTGGTTGCACATAGTTTAGGCTTGCTAGCGACGGTTAAAGACGAGGCCCCAGCACCGACAGTGGCCTTGGGATTAAGTTTAGGGGAATACACCGCATTGATTGCTAGTGGTGCGTTAACTTTTGAAGCTGGTCTAGAATTAGTAGCGCAACGAGGGCTGTTGATGCAAGCAGTTGTTGGGCATACTGCAGGAAATATGGCAGCTGTTGTGACCGATGATTTTGCAACAGTTGAAGCAGCACTTACGCAGTTGCAAGAACAGGGTGAACAAGTTTATCCAGCTAATTACAATAGTGCCCAACAATTAGTAATTGGTGGAACACCGGCAAGTTTAACAGTGGCAATTGCAGCACTACTAGAGTTACCAACTGTTAGCCGGGTAGTACCGTTAAATGTAGCGGGTGCGTTTCACACACCACTATTGGCAGCGGCTAGTGAACCATTTCGCAGGGCCATAGCGGGTGTTGAGTTTCATGATTGTACCTTTCCGGTGTACAGTAACACAACTGAAAAAATCTTTGAACGTGCAACGATTAAAGAGACCTTGGTTGATCAATTAACAAACCCAACTTACTTTGCGCAAGATTTACAGTATCTGGTAGCCGATGGGGTCACTGAGTTATTGGAATTTGGTCCAGATGCGACTTTGACAAAATTTGCGCGGAAAACAGTGAAAACGACCAAGCGCTTGAGCATTTTTGATGCGAATTCGCTACAAAAAGTACGGGCAGCTGGCTTAGGCGTAATTACAGAGGGAGTTGGAAATGCAAATTAA
- a CDS encoding beta-ketoacyl-ACP synthase III: MTTQLARGLRIQASAHYVPNRVVKNAELTQLMDTSDEWIQTRTGIRQRHVVIDENTSDLALHVATDLLGQSGLSAHRLDFIIVATMSPDYQTPSVAAQVQGELGATNAFAFDINAACSGFEYALKIANDLINSGSQRGIVIGAEVLSKLVDWHDRTTAVLFGDGAGGVLVEGVESNSRVLATDLATFGASGQKLTAGKMANGNAFGANQQAQPFFQMDGRAIYSFAVRQVPASIELTVAKANLMLADIDKFVLHQANGRIIERVAKGMDIAAIKFPTNVANYGNTSAASVPILFDELVKTGQITRGDTIALAGFGGGLTVGTIIIKY, from the coding sequence ATGACAACGCAATTGGCACGCGGATTACGAATTCAAGCAAGTGCGCATTATGTACCGAACCGGGTTGTAAAAAATGCGGAACTAACGCAACTGATGGACACGAGCGATGAATGGATTCAGACACGCACGGGTATTCGGCAACGGCATGTTGTTATTGATGAAAATACTAGTGATTTGGCATTGCATGTTGCAACTGATTTGTTGGGACAAAGTGGGTTATCAGCGCATCGACTTGATTTCATTATTGTCGCAACAATGTCACCTGACTATCAAACACCGAGTGTGGCCGCCCAAGTTCAAGGTGAATTAGGTGCCACGAATGCTTTTGCATTTGATATTAATGCGGCCTGTTCAGGATTTGAATATGCGCTCAAGATTGCTAATGATTTAATTAATAGTGGCAGCCAGCGCGGAATTGTAATTGGAGCTGAGGTGTTATCAAAGTTAGTTGATTGGCATGATCGCACAACCGCGGTGTTGTTTGGCGATGGTGCTGGTGGCGTATTAGTCGAAGGTGTTGAGAGTAACAGTCGCGTGTTAGCTACAGATTTAGCCACATTTGGTGCCAGTGGTCAGAAATTAACCGCTGGAAAAATGGCCAATGGCAATGCATTTGGTGCCAATCAACAGGCACAGCCATTCTTCCAAATGGATGGTCGGGCGATATATTCGTTTGCGGTGCGCCAAGTACCGGCGTCAATTGAGTTAACGGTAGCCAAAGCTAATTTGATGCTTGCAGACATTGATAAGTTTGTCTTGCATCAAGCGAATGGGCGAATTATTGAGCGCGTTGCTAAGGGGATGGATATCGCCGCGATTAAGTTTCCTACTAATGTTGCAAATTATGGGAATACTTCAGCGGCCTCCGTCCCAATCCTGTTTGACGAATTAGTCAAAACAGGTCAAATAACTAGAGGTGACACGATTGCGCTCGCCGGATTTGGTGGCGGCTTAACGGTCGGTACCATCATTATCAAATACTAA
- the fabZ gene encoding 3-hydroxyacyl-ACP dehydratase FabZ, whose product MTEVILDSVAIQKILPHRYPMLMIDQVIDLEPGVKATALKNVSVNEEIFVGHFPGDPVMPGALVVEALAQTGAVALLTMPEFAGKTVYFGGIKSAKFRKMSRPGTQLRLEVTLERIRGNIGAGKGIAYIGDKKAVDAELTFVIE is encoded by the coding sequence ATGACAGAAGTTATTTTAGATTCAGTTGCAATTCAAAAAATCTTGCCACATCGTTATCCAATGCTGATGATTGATCAAGTTATCGATTTGGAACCAGGTGTGAAGGCCACCGCATTGAAAAACGTTTCCGTTAACGAGGAAATATTTGTTGGGCATTTCCCAGGTGATCCAGTGATGCCAGGAGCGTTGGTTGTTGAAGCCCTTGCTCAAACTGGGGCGGTCGCCTTGTTGACGATGCCTGAATTTGCCGGCAAAACTGTTTATTTTGGGGGCATCAAAAGTGCCAAGTTTCGCAAAATGAGTCGTCCGGGTACGCAGTTACGCTTAGAAGTTACGCTAGAACGTATCCGGGGCAACATCGGTGCTGGTAAAGGGATTGCGTATATTGGTGATAAAAAGGCGGTCGATGCGGAATTAACCTTTGTAATTGAATAA
- the accA gene encoding carboxyltransferase subunit alpha encodes MSIFKRELTPTEVVKLAREDRYSALELINGVVHDFIELHGDRQAFDDPAIVGGIGMLAEQPVTIIAIDKGREFADKMRTHNGSPLPSGYRKAQRLMQQAAKFNRPVITLINTPGAYPGKDAEEMGQGQAIAESILQSITLPVPMIAIVYGEGGSGGALALATSDQVWMFEHATYSVLSPEGFAAILWKDASRSSEAADLLGLTPKDLLGKGVIEQIVPDQRRTDKLFAWLQKQLTAEIATLQALTPAELVAQRYQRFRQF; translated from the coding sequence ATGAGCATTTTTAAACGAGAATTAACACCCACTGAAGTGGTTAAATTGGCGCGCGAGGATCGGTATTCGGCACTTGAATTGATAAACGGAGTGGTGCATGATTTTATCGAACTACATGGAGATCGCCAAGCTTTCGATGATCCAGCAATTGTTGGCGGCATCGGAATGCTAGCCGAGCAACCAGTGACAATCATCGCAATTGATAAGGGGCGTGAATTTGCGGACAAAATGCGGACCCATAATGGTTCACCATTACCTAGTGGATATCGGAAAGCGCAACGCTTGATGCAACAAGCGGCTAAATTTAATCGGCCAGTGATTACTTTGATTAATACTCCGGGGGCATATCCAGGTAAAGACGCCGAGGAAATGGGCCAAGGTCAAGCAATTGCCGAAAGTATCCTCCAAAGCATCACGCTACCAGTACCTATGATTGCGATTGTTTACGGGGAAGGTGGTTCAGGTGGTGCATTGGCGCTAGCGACTAGTGATCAAGTGTGGATGTTTGAACATGCAACTTATTCCGTATTATCACCAGAGGGCTTTGCCGCAATTTTGTGGAAAGATGCAAGCCGGAGTAGTGAGGCTGCTGATTTACTCGGATTGACGCCAAAGGATTTACTAGGAAAAGGCGTCATTGAACAAATTGTGCCTGACCAACGCCGAACCGACAAGTTATTTGCCTGGTTACAGAAGCAATTAACCGCGGAAATAGCAACTTTACAAGCTTTAACACCAGCGGAATTGGTGGCACAACGTTATCAACGGTTCCGCCAATTTTAG
- a CDS encoding nitronate monooxygenase, which yields MKELDTFYQELGLKYPIFQGGMAWAADGKLAAAVSEAGGLGIIGSGHFDGEQTRAQIQIAKSLTDKPFGVNVMLLNRHVEEVLDAIVEEGVAVVTTGAGNPAKHIERLHAAGIKVIPVVPSVGLAKIMERTGVDAVIAEGMESGGHIGKLTTMAIVPQVVDAVNIPVIAAGGIADGRGVAAAFMLGAIGVQMGTRFLTAQESHIHRNYKDAVLKAKDVDTLVTGAYAGHAARVLKNKMSKNFIKFEKAESTKEEPDMLALEQLGNGALRTAVQDGDAEHGSFMAGEVAGMIHDEPTAAEILERTWAQATELLG from the coding sequence GTGAAGGAATTAGATACGTTCTATCAAGAGCTTGGCTTAAAGTACCCAATTTTTCAAGGGGGGATGGCATGGGCAGCAGACGGGAAGTTGGCTGCTGCAGTCTCAGAAGCAGGTGGCTTAGGAATTATTGGTTCCGGTCACTTTGATGGCGAACAGACGCGTGCCCAAATCCAAATCGCAAAGTCACTTACTGACAAACCTTTTGGGGTTAACGTGATGTTATTGAATCGGCATGTTGAGGAAGTATTGGATGCAATTGTTGAAGAAGGTGTCGCCGTTGTTACGACAGGGGCTGGGAATCCAGCAAAGCATATCGAACGGTTACACGCTGCTGGAATTAAGGTTATCCCAGTTGTGCCGTCAGTTGGTCTCGCTAAAATTATGGAGCGGACTGGGGTCGACGCAGTGATTGCTGAAGGAATGGAATCTGGTGGGCATATTGGTAAACTCACAACGATGGCAATAGTACCCCAAGTAGTCGATGCAGTGAATATTCCGGTAATTGCAGCTGGTGGGATTGCTGATGGTCGTGGTGTGGCAGCTGCATTTATGCTAGGTGCAATCGGTGTGCAAATGGGAACTCGTTTCTTAACGGCGCAAGAGTCACATATTCACCGTAATTACAAAGATGCGGTGTTAAAAGCGAAAGACGTCGATACTTTGGTAACGGGTGCGTATGCGGGACATGCCGCCCGCGTTTTAAAAAATAAAATGTCGAAAAATTTTATTAAGTTTGAAAAAGCTGAATCAACCAAAGAAGAACCAGATATGTTGGCACTAGAACAACTGGGCAATGGTGCGTTACGGACAGCAGTCCAAGATGGTGATGCGGAACACGGATCATTTATGGCCGGTGAAGTTGCTGGAATGATTCATGATGAGCCAACTGCGGCCGAAATTTTGGAACGGACCTGGGCGCAAGCAACCGAATTGTTAGGTTAA
- the fabG gene encoding 3-oxoacyl-ACP reductase FabG, with protein sequence MQIKDQVVLVTGSTRGIGLAVARAFAAAGAKVVLHGRSQPSTDVLALFTAADYQPFVVTGDISDVDSVANILKQIHEKLGDINILINNAGITDDMLAMGMTPASFHQVIAVNLEGTFNVTQPIFKRMLKLRAGVIVNLSSVVGLTGNIGQANYAASKAGIIGLTKTLAQEGAMRGIRVNAIAPGMIATDMTGALTEKVRDEIISKIPLKRFGLPSEIAQTALFLAQNDYITSQTIVVDGGLIN encoded by the coding sequence ATGCAAATTAAAGATCAAGTTGTGTTAGTGACCGGGTCGACGCGCGGAATTGGGCTCGCAGTGGCGCGGGCGTTTGCTGCAGCCGGAGCTAAAGTTGTGCTCCATGGGCGCAGTCAACCCAGTACAGATGTGCTCGCACTTTTTACGGCAGCTGATTATCAACCATTCGTAGTTACAGGCGATATTAGTGACGTTGATAGCGTGGCTAACATCCTGAAGCAAATTCATGAAAAACTTGGTGATATTAATATCTTAATTAATAACGCAGGTATTACAGATGATATGTTAGCGATGGGGATGACACCAGCAAGTTTTCATCAAGTCATTGCGGTCAACTTGGAAGGCACATTTAATGTAACCCAACCAATTTTTAAACGCATGTTAAAGCTACGTGCTGGGGTAATCGTTAATTTGAGTAGCGTCGTTGGTTTGACTGGAAACATTGGGCAGGCCAATTATGCTGCAAGTAAAGCAGGTATTATCGGCTTAACTAAAACATTAGCGCAAGAGGGCGCTATGCGTGGTATTCGGGTAAATGCGATTGCACCAGGAATGATTGCAACGGACATGACGGGTGCCTTGACTGAAAAGGTACGCGATGAAATTATTAGTAAAATTCCATTGAAACGTTTTGGGCTACCAAGTGAAATTGCACAAACGGCATTGTTTTTAGCACAAAATGACTACATTACTAGTCAAACAATTGTGGTTGATGGTGGCTTAATTAACTAA
- a CDS encoding acetyl-CoA carboxylase biotin carboxylase subunit, whose translation MFKKVLVANRGDIAARMMRVLREMGIASVAIYSSADAQSLHVQLADEAICVGGPKATDSYLNMQNILSAAVITGAEAIYPGYGFLAENSMFAQMVADLNLVFIGPKPETIDLMGNKANAREYMRQAEIPVIPGSTGFLHDATEAQSVAQQVGLPVLLKAAAGGGGKGMRMIKTLAELPGKFVEAQREAQQAFGNGAMYLEKVLTNVRHIEVQILRDNFGHAVYLPERNCSLQRNNQKVLEESPASGITAKQRAYLGELAVKAADTLDYRGTGTIEFLEDTDGSFYFMEMNTRIQVEHPVTEMVTGLDLLQFQIMIAANRELNLKQTDIQIHGHAVEVRLNAERPARNFAPSAGTIEYLYLPTGGNGVRIDTDLFTGGKVQPFYDSMLGKIIASAPTRTATFTRLQRLLDELVIQGVETNAEFQRALVHDEQVLNGQFNTKYLEDAFLPKWQQTLTQAQDIEITQEVAGNGTLS comes from the coding sequence ATGTTTAAAAAAGTATTAGTCGCTAATCGTGGGGATATTGCGGCCCGGATGATGCGAGTGTTACGCGAAATGGGAATTGCTTCGGTGGCTATTTATTCTAGTGCCGATGCTCAAAGTTTACATGTCCAGTTAGCCGATGAAGCCATTTGTGTCGGTGGACCTAAGGCGACAGATTCGTATTTGAACATGCAAAATATTTTAAGCGCCGCGGTGATTACCGGTGCCGAAGCAATTTATCCTGGGTATGGATTTTTAGCTGAAAATAGTATGTTTGCGCAAATGGTAGCCGACCTTAATTTGGTGTTCATTGGCCCTAAGCCTGAGACGATTGATTTGATGGGGAACAAAGCCAATGCTCGTGAATATATGCGTCAAGCCGAAATTCCCGTCATTCCTGGCTCAACTGGTTTTTTACACGATGCTACGGAAGCACAAAGCGTCGCACAACAAGTCGGTTTGCCAGTACTGTTGAAAGCGGCGGCTGGTGGCGGTGGTAAAGGGATGCGGATGATTAAAACGTTAGCAGAACTACCAGGGAAATTTGTTGAAGCGCAACGTGAAGCTCAGCAAGCATTTGGTAATGGGGCGATGTATCTAGAAAAAGTTCTCACGAATGTCCGGCATATTGAAGTTCAAATTTTACGTGATAACTTTGGACATGCCGTTTATTTGCCCGAACGGAACTGTTCATTACAACGTAACAATCAAAAAGTTTTAGAGGAAAGTCCAGCGAGTGGTATTACAGCTAAGCAGCGGGCGTATCTTGGGGAGTTGGCAGTCAAAGCGGCGGATACCTTAGATTACCGTGGCACTGGGACGATTGAATTTTTGGAAGATACTGATGGCAGTTTTTATTTCATGGAAATGAACACCCGAATTCAAGTTGAACACCCTGTTACGGAGATGGTAACTGGCTTAGATTTGTTACAATTTCAAATTATGATTGCCGCTAATCGTGAACTTAACTTGAAACAAACGGATATTCAGATACACGGGCATGCTGTTGAAGTGCGGTTAAATGCAGAACGACCCGCCCGCAATTTTGCTCCTAGTGCAGGGACGATTGAATATTTGTATCTGCCGACTGGTGGGAATGGTGTGCGGATTGATACCGATTTATTCACGGGTGGCAAAGTGCAACCATTTTATGATTCGATGCTCGGTAAAATCATTGCGAGTGCGCCAACACGTACGGCGACATTTACGCGCTTGCAACGTTTGTTGGACGAATTAGTTATTCAAGGGGTGGAAACCAATGCCGAGTTTCAACGCGCACTTGTGCATGATGAACAAGTGCTCAACGGACAATTCAATACCAAATATCTTGAAGACGCATTTTTACCTAAATGGCAGCAAACGCTAACACAAGCTCAGGATATTGAAATTACACAGGAGGTCGCAGGCAATGGAACTCTTTCATAA
- the fabZ gene encoding 3-hydroxyacyl-ACP dehydratase FabZ: MVLLNATEIMELIPNRYPLLYMDYVDAMTPGESIIATKNVTINEQFFQGHFPGNPVMPGVLIIESLAQAASILILSSPDFKNKTAYLGGITNAKFRQMVKPGDVLKLHVEFVKQRANMGIVAAKAYVNDKVATSAELMFIVAPTAG; this comes from the coding sequence GTGGTACTACTAAATGCAACTGAAATCATGGAGCTCATTCCTAACCGTTATCCGCTGCTTTACATGGATTACGTTGATGCAATGACGCCCGGTGAATCAATCATCGCGACGAAAAATGTGACGATTAATGAACAATTCTTTCAAGGACATTTTCCAGGAAATCCGGTAATGCCGGGTGTGCTAATCATTGAATCATTGGCACAAGCTGCTTCAATTTTAATCTTATCGTCACCGGACTTTAAGAATAAAACCGCCTATTTAGGGGGGATTACGAACGCGAAATTCCGCCAAATGGTCAAGCCAGGTGATGTGTTGAAGTTACACGTTGAGTTTGTCAAGCAACGGGCCAACATGGGAATTGTGGCCGCCAAAGCATACGTTAACGATAAAGTTGCCACAAGTGCGGAATTGATGTTCATCGTTGCGCCGACAGCGGGGTAA
- the fabF gene encoding beta-ketoacyl-ACP synthase II — MKRVVITGLGAVTPLGNSVTEFADGIFASKLGFGEITKFDKTLTPVKFVGEVKDFDTNQYVGKKEARRMDLFSQYAVHAATEAYQQSGLTDDNLERERFGVILGSGIGGLTTIQDQVIKMHDKGMDRVSPMFVPNSIVNMAAGNVALRFQAKNISTVVVTACASATNAIGDAYNRIRLGYADAMITGGSEASINQIGIAGFDALSTLSRATEIEDASIPFDANRHGFVMGEGAGILILEELEHAVNRGAEILGEVLGFGATTDAYHMTSPDPQGAGAARAIQEALRDAEIEPDEVDYINAHGTATGANDSAEALAIEHVFGADTHALTSSTKSMTGHLLGAAGGIEAVITTMALLKQQLPVNVGVRELDPVVKIPLVTVDTPKTTTNIAISNSFGFGGHNAVVVLKRWAD, encoded by the coding sequence ATGAAAAGAGTTGTGATTACAGGCCTTGGGGCAGTGACGCCACTAGGTAATAGTGTGACAGAGTTTGCGGATGGTATTTTTGCTAGTAAATTAGGTTTTGGTGAAATTACGAAATTCGACAAGACTTTGACACCAGTTAAGTTTGTTGGCGAAGTCAAAGATTTTGATACCAATCAATATGTTGGGAAAAAAGAAGCTCGGCGGATGGATTTATTTTCACAATACGCTGTGCATGCGGCAACAGAAGCGTATCAACAAAGTGGTTTAACTGATGATAATTTGGAACGGGAACGTTTTGGTGTAATTTTAGGTTCCGGGATTGGTGGTTTGACGACCATTCAAGACCAAGTTATTAAAATGCACGATAAGGGAATGGATCGAGTATCACCAATGTTTGTTCCTAATTCGATTGTCAATATGGCGGCGGGAAATGTTGCATTACGTTTTCAAGCTAAGAATATTTCGACAGTGGTTGTGACGGCATGTGCTAGTGCAACTAATGCAATCGGGGATGCTTATAACCGGATTCGCTTGGGGTATGCTGATGCCATGATTACTGGTGGTTCAGAAGCGTCAATTAATCAAATTGGGATTGCTGGATTCGACGCGTTGAGTACCTTGTCACGTGCTACTGAAATCGAAGATGCCTCAATTCCATTTGACGCTAATCGTCATGGATTTGTGATGGGAGAAGGTGCCGGGATTCTAATCTTAGAAGAACTGGAACATGCCGTCAATCGCGGGGCTGAAATTTTAGGTGAGGTGCTCGGCTTTGGGGCGACGACCGATGCTTATCATATGACGTCACCCGATCCCCAAGGTGCCGGAGCAGCACGGGCCATCCAAGAAGCGTTGCGCGATGCCGAGATTGAACCTGATGAAGTTGACTATATTAACGCACATGGAACAGCAACCGGAGCAAATGATAGTGCTGAAGCGTTAGCAATTGAGCATGTTTTTGGAGCGGATACGCACGCATTGACTAGTTCAACCAAATCAATGACTGGGCATTTGCTTGGTGCAGCGGGTGGGATTGAAGCTGTGATTACGACAATGGCATTATTAAAGCAACAATTACCCGTCAATGTCGGCGTACGTGAACTTGATCCAGTTGTTAAGATTCCGTTGGTGACGGTTGATACTCCAAAAACTACGACCAACATTGCGATTTCTAATTCATTTGGATTTGGTGGTCACAATGCCGTAGTTGTGCTGAAACGGTGGGCTGACTAA
- a CDS encoding acyl carrier protein has protein sequence MTDEQIFAKVSTILQDQFDLEADEIKLATDLRNDIESDSLDIFELINQVEDEFDVKLDNENGVDTVAELVAVIQKHLAA, from the coding sequence ATGACTGATGAACAAATTTTTGCCAAAGTATCAACTATTTTACAAGATCAATTTGATTTAGAAGCTGACGAGATTAAATTAGCAACTGATTTACGCAATGACATTGAATCAGATTCATTAGATATTTTTGAATTGATTAATCAAGTTGAAGATGAATTTGACGTTAAACTCGACAATGAAAATGGTGTGGATACAGTGGCCGAATTAGTGGCAGTTATTCAAAAGCATTTAGCCGCATAA
- a CDS encoding glutathione peroxidase: MSIYDFKVTQMDGEEVSLAKYAGKPVIIVNTASKCGFAPQLGDLEAMYKRYHDQGLVVLGFPCAQFMHQEFDNEKEIEDFCQVNYGVTFQMHKRIDVRGANQSDLFKYLIEQTGGKSIKWNFTKFLIDSQGNVVKRLAPITNPHELDPLIEKMLVTK, encoded by the coding sequence ATGTCAATTTATGATTTTAAAGTAACGCAAATGGATGGTGAAGAAGTGTCACTAGCCAAATATGCGGGTAAACCAGTGATTATTGTAAACACCGCCAGTAAGTGTGGCTTTGCACCTCAACTAGGGGATTTAGAAGCTATGTATAAACGGTATCATGATCAAGGTTTGGTGGTTCTTGGCTTTCCGTGTGCCCAGTTTATGCATCAGGAATTTGATAATGAAAAAGAAATTGAAGACTTCTGTCAGGTGAATTACGGTGTGACGTTCCAGATGCACAAGCGCATTGATGTCCGTGGCGCTAACCAGTCAGATTTATTCAAATATTTAATTGAGCAAACTGGTGGTAAGTCAATCAAATGGAATTTTACTAAATTTTTGATTGATTCGCAGGGCAATGTTGTTAAGCGGTTGGCACCAATCACTAACCCCCATGAACTTGATCCATTGATTGAAAAAATGCTGGTAACTAAATAA
- a CDS encoding acetyl-CoA carboxylase biotin carboxyl carrier protein, giving the protein MELSEIKELINDFEQGSMRELQISDGDFQLVLSKNEALQPVPVATIPSAAPRMTEVNTPADTAEPMATADLITAPLVGSIYLQASTDAAPFVQVGDHVQVGQTVAVIEAMKMMTDIPSPVAGTISEILVANEDIVDFDKPVFKVIRD; this is encoded by the coding sequence ATGGAATTGAGTGAAATTAAAGAACTAATTAACGACTTTGAGCAAGGTTCAATGCGCGAATTACAAATTAGTGACGGTGATTTCCAACTAGTCCTCAGTAAAAATGAAGCATTACAACCAGTGCCAGTAGCTACAATACCTAGTGCAGCGCCCCGCATGACTGAGGTGAATACACCAGCAGACACGGCCGAACCAATGGCTACTGCTGATTTAATTACGGCACCACTGGTTGGTAGTATTTATTTACAAGCAAGTACTGACGCAGCACCATTTGTGCAAGTTGGTGATCATGTGCAAGTCGGTCAAACGGTAGCCGTGATTGAAGCAATGAAGATGATGACTGATATACCAAGCCCCGTGGCTGGCACGATTAGTGAAATTCTGGTTGCTAACGAGGATATTGTTGATTTTGATAAACCGGTATTTAAGGTAATTCGTGATTAA